From the Ignavibacteria bacterium genome, the window TGCAATGCTGAGTTTTCCAAGTTCATTGAGAATGACTATCGCGACTGGTTGGTGGACAAGGATAAGCGTCCGGATGGAGCCCCCTTACTCTCACCACACGTTGCCGATTCGTTCCTCATCCCGAAGCTTGCGAGCGGCAGACCCACCTTCTTTATCGTAGTTGACTGCATGCGTCTCGATCAGTGGATGATGATGGAGGAGTTCATCCGTCCGCTCTTCAATATCCAGAAGGACTACTACTGCTCCATTCTCCCAACAGCCACCCCATATGCTCGGAACAGCATTTTCGGTGGACTGTTCCCAACGGATATCAACAAGCACTACCCGCAGTTCTCGATCGACGAGCGAGGGAGCGATGAGCATACCTTGAATCGTCACGAAAAGGAGCTGCTCGCTCTGTTGCTGCAGCGGCGTCGGGTGAAACTCAAGAACGACCTTCAGTACGTGAAGATCATCGATACAGATTTCGGTAAGCGTATTGAGGCCGATATCATGCGCTACGCCAAACATCATCTAACGGCCATTGTGATCAATGCCGTTGACATGATCGCCCACTCACGTTCAGACTATCCGATCCTGAAGGAGATAGCCCCGGATGAATCTGCCTATCGCTCACTTACCCGGTCTTGGTTCCTCCATAGTTCCTTTTACGGCATTCTTCGCACGCTCTCTACAGTACCAGACATCCAGATCGTGATCACCACGGATCATGGCAGCGTACGGTGTATGAGGGGGTCTAAGGTGATCGGGGATAGGGAAACGACCACCAACCTGCGGTATAAGATCGGCCGGAACGTAAAGGCTGAGTCGAGGGATGCAATGATCATCCGAGACCCGGAAGCCTATAAGATCCCTGCAGGGGGCGGTTCTGCCACCAGTGTGGTCATCGCAAAGGAAGATCACTACTTTATCTACCCTACAGATTACCACCATTACCTCCAGAAATACCGGGATTCCTTCCAGCACGGTGGGATTTCTCTCGAGGAGATGGTACTTCCGGTGGTAACTTTGGAGCCCCGGTAGACGAAGGTCGTTTTGACCCGTCCCGGGATCTGTGTTCAGTACGGGACGGAACTCCATGGAGGCATTGACCCTCCGGTCAGAAAGCGAAAGCCAGACCATTCTTCAGGGCGAACAATTCGCAGCTGATCTCCAGCATGGCGATATAGTTGCGCTCGAAGGTGAACTCGGCGCCGGGAAAACGGAATTCGTGAAAGGGATCTGCC encodes:
- a CDS encoding bifunctional response regulator/alkaline phosphatase family protein: MNNILWVDDEIELLRPHIILLEQRGYSVDTATNGEDAIELAQNKRFDLIFLDESMVGISGLETLAVLKDIDRSVPVVMVTKNEQESLMEEAIGRKINDYLTKPVNPTQILAACKKFLETQRITEEKITQDFHQEYSVISRRLMDRMDWSEWLDVYLKLTERSVEMDRHPDVGLEQSLRDQWKVCNAEFSKFIENDYRDWLVDKDKRPDGAPLLSPHVADSFLIPKLASGRPTFFIVVDCMRLDQWMMMEEFIRPLFNIQKDYYCSILPTATPYARNSIFGGLFPTDINKHYPQFSIDERGSDEHTLNRHEKELLALLLQRRRVKLKNDLQYVKIIDTDFGKRIEADIMRYAKHHLTAIVINAVDMIAHSRSDYPILKEIAPDESAYRSLTRSWFLHSSFYGILRTLSTVPDIQIVITTDHGSVRCMRGSKVIGDRETTTNLRYKIGRNVKAESRDAMIIRDPEAYKIPAGGGSATSVVIAKEDHYFIYPTDYHHYLQKYRDSFQHGGISLEEMVLPVVTLEPR